The Thermodesulfatator atlanticus DSM 21156 DNA window ATCTTAAATTTAAAATACCTTCTTCTGCAAAAGATTGATATTTGCTCACTCTTCAATTATTTTAAGTATATTACTACCAATAAGACCAGATCTTTCAGCAACTATTATCATTCGATACTTCTTATTTTCTCTATTATCCTTGTGGTTGAATAATCCTTAATAAAAGACACTAATACTGTTTCCTTAGCAAATTCTCTTCCCACTACTTCTTCAATTCTATAGTCGCCCCCCTTGACCAACACATCTGGTTTTATGTTTTTAATAAGATTATAAGGGGTTTCTTCATCAAATATGACTACATAGTCTACAAATTCCAAACTTGCAAGTAGTTCCGCCCTGTCTTCTTGTTTATTTATAGGCCTATCTTTACCTTTTATCTTCTTTATAGAATTATCACTATTAAAGCCAACAATAAGAATGTCTCCAAAAGTTTTAGCCTCTCTTAAATACTCTATATGTCCCCTGTGTAAAATATCAAAACATCCATTTGTAAATACAATCCTCTTTCCTTCATTTCTTAATATTTTCAATTCATGTATTAACTCCTTAAGAGATTTAACCTTTTTATTTTTGTAGCCTCTTAGCGCCTCTTTTAATTCTTCTAAAGTAATAGGCGCCGTGCCTATTTTACTCACCACTATGCCTGCAGCTGTATTGGCAAGTTTTACAGCATTTAGTATACTAAATCCAGCGGACATAGCTGTTGCCAGTGTCGCAACAACTGTATCTCCGGCACCGGAAACATCGTAAACCTCTTTTGCTTCTGAGCTTATATGATAAACCTTATCTTCAGCAATCAAACTCATACCTTTCTCTGACCGAGTTACCAACAGATATTTTAGATTATACTTTTTTCTAACTTCTTTACCGTATTTTTCTATCTCACCATCCTCATTCTTTACTTCTACATTCAATACATCAGAAAGCTCTTTTAGGTTAGGTGTAACAATAGTCGCTCCCTTATATTTAGACCAATTCTTACCTTTAGGATCAACAACTACAGGAAAATCTTTTTCATAAGCCAGTTCTATAATAAACCTTGATAATTCAGGGCAAATAACTCCCTTGCCATAGTCCGAAACAACCAAACAATTGACTTTATCAATTATAGATAAAATATATTGTTCAATTTTTTTCGATTCTTTGTTGTCTAAAAACTTTATCTCTTCAAAATCTATCCTGACTACCTGTTGATGTCCTGCTATAACTCTAACTTTTGTAATTGTAGGTAAATCTCTTTCCAATAAATAATAATTAACTTTTCTCTCTTCTAAAAGTTGCTTTAAAATTTCTCTATTTGGATCTCGTCCGATAGTTCCAACTACATAAGCCTTAGCTTTTATGTTAATAATATTATTGAGTACATTTCCAGCTCCACCCAGAGTATATTTAGAGGAATTAACCTCTACTATAGGAACAGGCGCTTCTGGAGAGATTCTATTTACACTTCCAAAATAATATTTATCAAGCATCAAGTCACCAACAACCAGTATAGAAACATCGGTAAAATCTAGATCACTTAACATTCCTGAACTCCTCCTCTCATACTACTGGACACTTTTAGCCACCAAGTTAAATGCTAAATCCATTCTAAATCTAGACTCAAATTCAACTAAGATCTCCCAAATCCTTTCTATCTCTCTCAAAAATATCCCTCTAAAAAGCCTCTTTACCCCTCTGAATCCAGCTAAAAAGATACTCTTCTTGCCTTTCATCCACTCTTTCTCATTTAATCTCCCTACTACCTCTGATAAATAATAACATATCGCCAATATATATACCAACATCTCTACCTTACTGCTGTCTCTAAACCTCGTATCGCTTATCCGAAACCCATTGCTCTCCATATTTAAAAACATCTTCTCTATCCGCCACCTCTTCCCATAAATCCCTATTATCTCCTCCGCCTTACTACTCATATCTAATGTCACTAATGCTAAACAATCATCTCTCCTATCACTACAAGCAGATAACCTCTTTATCACTACCCTCCATCCATCCCTCCTAATCTCCCTCACCTCTCCTATACCCATCTCTTTATAAATATCTACCACCTTCTTCCCATCACATACCTCGTAATCCCTCTTAACTCTTAAAATATAGTTCCCAAACTTGCTACCTATATAATCCTCCCATCTCTCTCCTACAAATTCCCTGTCTCCTAATATCATTACTTCTATCCTACCTCTCTCTATATCTTCCCTCAATATCTCATAAACCTCCTCCAATAAAAATTCGCGTTCCTCTATAGAAGAATTCCCTTTACTGTCTAAATCTATTACCTGTATCGGAAACCCTATATTCCACTCCGGAGAATAGATCATCAAAGTAAGCAAATTGTTGACCTTCTTCCCTCGCTCCCATTCATGCCTGTCTATTATCAAATAGATCATTACCTTCTTAGAACCAGAGACATTCTTCAATAAGAACAAAAATCTCTTCAAAAGAAAAAGCCCTATACCCCTTAAGTCCATACGCTTGTCAAAAAAACGCATAAATCTCTTGTAAAGGCTTTCATTTTTAGCCCAATAAAGGAGGGAATCAGTTATGCGCTGAAGATTTGATGTGCCTTCCATAATCATCCCATAAACAAGTATGGTCAACGTTAGAAGATTATGTGGACTAAAATAGCAGAACTCATTTACATATAAAGACAGGTTGACAGCATCTCTTTAACCTTTTCGAAACTTGGCATCGTAAACTTTCTCATACTCGACCTCCTTGCTTTGCTTGACAAGAGGCTAACATATCAGAAAAGATTTGTCAAGACAAAAAGAACTTTTGCTTAAATTTAAGAGAAGACATTTCTCTCTTATTTACAAAAAAAATTTCTCACTCAATATCTGTCCAGTAGTATGTTCTCTTTCCAAACCTTCTAATGTCTTAACTACTTCTAAATGTTCTTTAATGAAATTCAAAATCATTTTATAACCTCTTTTACTGTCATTAATACATCTTCTACTTCAATAGCTTTCATACATATATATTCAAAGTTTCTGCCAACACATAGAGGTTTATTATAACAAGGATAATATTTACAAACATTTGTTTTGCAAACAACTTTTGTGTTTTTGGGTTGCCATATTTTATAATTATTTGGACCGTTTAGCATAATATTTGGAACATTTAAAGCATAAGCAACATGAACCGCAAAACTGTCTAAACCTATTAGTAGTTTTGATAGAGAAAGTTTAATAAAAAAATCTTCTAGATTACCGGTTTGAATTGAAACTTTTTCATTATTTATTAAATCTTTAAAGATATGTTCTGCCACTTTTCTTTCGTCAGGCGCACAGAATATCCATAAGATATGATCTTTCTTTAAAATATTGATT harbors:
- the hldE gene encoding bifunctional D-glycero-beta-D-manno-heptose-7-phosphate kinase/D-glycero-beta-D-manno-heptose 1-phosphate adenylyltransferase HldE; translation: MLSDLDFTDVSILVVGDLMLDKYYFGSVNRISPEAPVPIVEVNSSKYTLGGAGNVLNNIINIKAKAYVVGTIGRDPNREILKQLLEERKVNYYLLERDLPTITKVRVIAGHQQVVRIDFEEIKFLDNKESKKIEQYILSIIDKVNCLVVSDYGKGVICPELSRFIIELAYEKDFPVVVDPKGKNWSKYKGATIVTPNLKELSDVLNVEVKNEDGEIEKYGKEVRKKYNLKYLLVTRSEKGMSLIAEDKVYHISSEAKEVYDVSGAGDTVVATLATAMSAGFSILNAVKLANTAAGIVVSKIGTAPITLEELKEALRGYKNKKVKSLKELIHELKILRNEGKRIVFTNGCFDILHRGHIEYLREAKTFGDILIVGFNSDNSIKKIKGKDRPINKQEDRAELLASLEFVDYVVIFDEETPYNLIKNIKPDVLVKGGDYRIEEVVGREFAKETVLVSFIKDYSTTRIIEKIRSIE
- a CDS encoding transposase; translated protein: MTILVYGMIMEGTSNLQRITDSLLYWAKNESLYKRFMRFFDKRMDLRGIGLFLLKRFLFLLKNVSGSKKVMIYLIIDRHEWERGKKVNNLLTLMIYSPEWNIGFPIQVIDLDSKGNSSIEEREFLLEEVYEILREDIERGRIEVMILGDREFVGERWEDYIGSKFGNYILRVKRDYEVCDGKKVVDIYKEMGIGEVREIRRDGWRVVIKRLSACSDRRDDCLALVTLDMSSKAEEIIGIYGKRWRIEKMFLNMESNGFRISDTRFRDSSKVEMLVYILAICYYLSEVVGRLNEKEWMKGKKSIFLAGFRGVKRLFRGIFLREIERIWEILVEFESRFRMDLAFNLVAKSVQ